The following proteins are encoded in a genomic region of Elusimicrobiota bacterium:
- a CDS encoding class I fructose-bisphosphate aldolase → MTTNIEALLGADAKLLEHKCTAIPKETIHLPGPDSVDRLFALSDRPTPVLKSLQSLYDHGRLSGTGYVSILPVDQGIEHSAAASFAPNPIYFDPENIVKLAIEGGANGVASTLGVLGMTARKYAHKIPYILKFNHSELLSYPNTFDQTMYGSMKQAYDMGCVAVGATVYFGSAESRRQIWEVSQAFEAAHSLGMATILWCYVRNNAFKTAEKDYHVSADLTGQANHLGVTIQADIIKQKLPENNGGYNAIKGFGKTSKLVYEKLTTDNPIDLTRWQVANCYMGRAGLINSGGASSGASDLAEAVKTAVINKRAGGMGLISGRKAFQRPMKDGIGILNAIQDVYLDKKVTIA, encoded by the coding sequence ATGACCACCAACATCGAAGCCCTGCTCGGAGCCGACGCCAAGCTCCTCGAGCACAAGTGCACCGCCATCCCCAAGGAGACGATCCACCTCCCGGGCCCGGACTCCGTCGACCGTCTCTTCGCCCTCTCCGACCGTCCCACCCCGGTGCTCAAGAGCCTGCAGTCCCTGTACGACCACGGCCGCCTCTCGGGGACCGGCTACGTCTCCATCCTCCCCGTCGACCAGGGCATCGAGCACTCGGCCGCGGCCTCGTTCGCGCCGAACCCGATCTACTTCGACCCGGAGAACATCGTCAAGCTCGCGATCGAAGGCGGCGCCAACGGCGTGGCCTCCACGCTCGGCGTCTTGGGGATGACGGCCCGCAAGTACGCCCACAAGATCCCGTACATCCTGAAGTTCAACCACAGCGAGCTGCTGAGCTACCCGAACACCTTCGACCAGACCATGTACGGCAGCATGAAGCAGGCCTACGACATGGGCTGCGTGGCCGTCGGCGCTACGGTGTACTTCGGCTCGGCGGAGTCCCGCCGCCAGATCTGGGAGGTCTCCCAGGCGTTCGAGGCCGCGCATTCGCTCGGCATGGCCACCATCCTGTGGTGCTACGTGCGCAACAACGCGTTCAAGACCGCCGAGAAGGACTACCACGTGTCGGCCGACCTCACGGGCCAGGCCAACCACCTCGGCGTCACCATCCAGGCGGACATCATCAAGCAGAAGCTGCCCGAGAACAACGGCGGCTACAACGCGATCAAGGGCTTCGGCAAGACGAGCAAGCTGGTCTACGAGAAGCTGACGACCGACAACCCCATCGACCTGACCCGCTGGCAGGTGGCCAACTGCTACATGGGCCGGGCGGGCCTGATCAACTCGGGCGGCGCCTCCTCGGGCGCCAGCGACCTCGCCGAGGCCGTGAAGACCGCCGTCATCAACAAGCGCGCCGGCGGCATGGGCCTCATCTCCGGCCGCAAGGCGTTCCAGCGCCCGATGAAGGACGGGATCGGCATCCTCAACGCGATCCAGGACGTGTACCTCGACAAGAAGGTCACGATCGCTTAA
- a CDS encoding D-alanyl-D-alanine carboxypeptidase, with protein sequence MVTLTLALGLAAAAPASAARNAFPKAAAAYVVERDGKVLWSGNAGKRVQPASLAKMMTALLVIEEGRLDETVTVSRAAARETGTRLGLREGDRVKARDLLTAAIVRSANDACRALADVRRGTEAKFVAAMNARAEALGLKDTRFANACGHDADGQYSTAADIAALAGQVAKKPEYLAAARLERATVRTEGGREFTFDNTNALIGRYPGAVGLKTGTTPGAGTCLAALAERDGVRVLMVLLRARDRWWGGDALLDRAFAADAP encoded by the coding sequence ATGGTCACGCTGACGCTGGCGCTCGGCCTCGCCGCGGCCGCCCCCGCGTCCGCGGCCCGGAACGCCTTCCCGAAGGCCGCGGCCGCCTACGTCGTCGAGCGCGACGGGAAGGTCCTGTGGAGCGGCAACGCCGGCAAGCGCGTCCAGCCCGCGAGCCTGGCCAAGATGATGACGGCTTTGCTCGTGATCGAAGAGGGGCGGCTCGACGAGACGGTGACGGTGAGCCGGGCGGCGGCTCGGGAGACGGGCACGCGACTGGGCCTGCGCGAAGGCGACCGCGTGAAAGCCCGCGACCTGCTGACCGCGGCCATCGTGCGCTCGGCCAACGACGCCTGCCGGGCGCTCGCGGACGTCCGCCGCGGAACGGAGGCGAAGTTCGTCGCGGCGATGAACGCGCGCGCCGAAGCGCTCGGCCTGAAGGACACGCGCTTCGCCAACGCCTGCGGCCACGACGCCGACGGGCAGTACTCGACGGCCGCCGACATCGCGGCGCTGGCCGGCCAGGTCGCGAAGAAGCCGGAGTACCTGGCCGCCGCGAGGCTAGAGCGCGCGACGGTCCGCACGGAGGGGGGGAGGGAGTTCACCTTCGACAACACCAACGCCCTGATCGGCCGCTACCCCGGCGCGGTCGGCCTGAAGACCGGGACCACGCCGGGCGCGGGCACCTGCCTGGCGGCGCTGGCGGAGAGGGACGGCGTCCGAGTCCTGATGGTGCTGCTGCGCGCGCGGGACCGCTGGTGGGGCGGCGACGCCCTGCTCGACCGCGCCTTCGCCGCGGACGCGCCGTGA
- a CDS encoding S8 family serine peptidase, with amino-acid sequence MKRFRSVIALALSLALVVVSPGSSAYHAAAQTIGAAANGSASAGVSGVSGASLGRANGVSAIPALAATSLNLSSALSAPSIVPSALPNAAVPAAPAAARTPVAPKAASPVAAAKAVQGAIAAPAKSVIAAAVSSLHTVVSGPAADSKSAETQAAEAALQFDGAFAKKKDSSKGMPDQDVDENGKPSRDGGVDELGNPRRTGGEGGPDDRSDPDQDGRGGGDGLFGALRSGRLNAFAIGDRATVSLRSAKKESGKGMPDQGLDENGRPSRDGGVDELGNPRRTGGEGGPDDRSDPDQSDRGGNSGLFGLFGVGLLGGAAAAVAGLSFGSIAMFPMIIASLILHEIGHARMADKLGDPTARLQNRASFNPRHWMTHIDPVWTLLIPAATFLFAGMIFGGARPVPVEPRYFKNPVKDMALVALAGPAVNMGLAAAGALAVTGAVAAGLGTAVIATLGMFVFLNVLLAIFNLIPMPPLDGSHMLKAVLPYKARAAMDNVMDRLGPMGMLLPMLVIFMVAGGAIAGAAMLVAKLMIGGVMAVTGVQMASAFLPAVAALGLAVGQIGAGQKAGRAAAQEAAAPGPSGPSKTGAASNGGNAPVDLIVMFGDKKTKLHDSHISNVDVNLPSGVEQYTRLQQAMLAQLETAGLDAFVLEPYKATPLATYARINAATIRVDGASAAEFMKSMAARGFAVYPNAERKIIRPVPVSPEDMDPGARNAVTMDENLRIVKADLGQAEAEKMWGKPVLGFWSGLWAKVFKTEAPQPKFGVIDSGADTSHPLLKRVKEVKNMTSGENVDDIGHGSWVHSTVLHMAPWSRNTTHYKTFLNGGATLDDILKALTQAGNDGNLVISNSWGDDEGDPNGPDAQLVKKLAQEGHIMVFAAGNAGSGKNTIGAPAIVTYKDPTTGAIRVVSVAAAGRDKKIAYFSSRGPGSPKTSKDPSYKDHRPDLTAVGYNIEGAWPSALGDADRVDGEKGPVKAISGTSMSTPGVAGAIALLAMMFGATEIGPKLDAVVNAVMSTLEKTGQSPDAEGEGFMNVDAAYKKLKSVFSTPARDVSSYRAMKSRLSELDGFIAMSGSWKYGVMIDSGEFSRALQERKSVAAALAAMEADHPGIAYRSKGAFGRWWERVNGRAPKR; translated from the coding sequence ATGAAGCGCTTTCGCTCCGTGATCGCCCTCGCACTCTCGCTCGCCCTCGTCGTGGTCTCCCCGGGCTCGAGCGCCTACCACGCCGCCGCGCAGACCATCGGCGCCGCCGCGAACGGCTCCGCCTCCGCCGGCGTGTCCGGCGTCTCCGGCGCGAGCCTCGGCCGCGCGAACGGCGTCTCCGCGATCCCCGCTCTCGCTGCGACCAGCCTGAACCTGTCCTCGGCCCTCTCCGCGCCCTCGATCGTCCCGTCCGCGCTGCCGAACGCCGCCGTTCCCGCCGCGCCGGCCGCCGCGAGGACGCCCGTCGCGCCGAAGGCCGCCTCTCCCGTCGCCGCGGCGAAGGCGGTTCAGGGCGCGATCGCCGCGCCCGCGAAGTCCGTGATCGCCGCGGCCGTCTCCTCCCTCCACACCGTCGTGTCCGGCCCCGCCGCCGATTCCAAGTCCGCGGAGACGCAGGCCGCCGAGGCCGCGCTCCAGTTCGACGGCGCCTTCGCGAAGAAGAAGGACTCGAGCAAGGGCATGCCCGACCAGGACGTCGACGAGAACGGCAAACCCTCGCGCGACGGCGGCGTCGACGAGCTCGGCAACCCGCGCCGCACCGGCGGCGAGGGCGGGCCCGACGACCGCTCCGACCCCGACCAGGACGGGCGCGGCGGCGGCGACGGCCTCTTCGGCGCGCTGCGCTCGGGCCGCCTGAACGCCTTCGCGATCGGCGACCGGGCGACGGTCTCCCTGCGGTCCGCGAAGAAGGAAAGCGGCAAGGGGATGCCCGACCAGGGCCTCGACGAGAACGGCAGACCCTCGCGCGACGGCGGCGTCGACGAGCTCGGCAACCCGCGCCGCACCGGCGGCGAGGGCGGGCCCGACGACCGCTCCGACCCCGACCAGAGCGACCGCGGCGGCAACAGCGGCCTGTTCGGCCTGTTCGGCGTGGGCCTGCTCGGCGGCGCCGCGGCGGCCGTCGCGGGGCTGTCCTTCGGCTCGATCGCGATGTTCCCGATGATCATCGCTTCGCTCATTCTTCATGAGATCGGCCACGCGCGCATGGCCGACAAGCTCGGCGACCCGACGGCCCGCCTGCAGAACCGCGCTTCCTTCAATCCCCGTCATTGGATGACGCACATCGATCCCGTCTGGACTTTGCTGATCCCGGCCGCCACCTTCCTGTTCGCCGGCATGATCTTCGGCGGCGCCCGCCCCGTGCCGGTCGAGCCCCGCTACTTCAAGAACCCGGTCAAGGACATGGCGCTCGTGGCCCTCGCGGGCCCCGCGGTCAACATGGGCCTGGCCGCCGCCGGCGCCCTCGCCGTCACCGGCGCCGTGGCCGCGGGCCTCGGCACGGCGGTCATCGCGACGCTCGGCATGTTCGTGTTCCTGAACGTCCTCCTCGCGATCTTCAACCTGATCCCGATGCCGCCCCTGGACGGCAGCCACATGCTCAAGGCCGTCCTCCCTTATAAGGCCCGCGCGGCGATGGACAACGTGATGGACCGCCTCGGGCCGATGGGCATGCTCCTGCCGATGCTGGTGATCTTCATGGTCGCCGGCGGCGCGATCGCCGGCGCGGCGATGCTGGTCGCCAAGCTCATGATCGGCGGCGTGATGGCCGTGACCGGCGTGCAGATGGCGAGCGCGTTCCTGCCCGCCGTGGCGGCCCTCGGCCTCGCGGTCGGCCAGATCGGCGCCGGACAGAAGGCGGGTCGGGCCGCGGCTCAGGAAGCCGCGGCGCCCGGACCCTCCGGTCCGTCGAAGACCGGCGCCGCGTCCAACGGCGGCAACGCCCCCGTCGACCTGATCGTGATGTTCGGCGACAAGAAGACCAAGCTCCACGACTCCCACATCTCCAACGTGGACGTGAACCTGCCCTCCGGCGTCGAGCAGTACACGCGCCTGCAGCAGGCGATGCTGGCCCAGCTCGAGACCGCCGGCCTCGACGCGTTCGTCCTCGAGCCCTACAAGGCGACCCCGCTCGCCACCTACGCGCGCATCAACGCCGCCACGATCCGCGTGGACGGCGCCTCCGCCGCCGAGTTCATGAAGTCGATGGCGGCGCGCGGCTTCGCCGTGTACCCGAACGCCGAGCGCAAGATCATCCGCCCCGTGCCCGTCTCCCCCGAGGACATGGACCCGGGCGCGCGCAACGCGGTCACGATGGACGAGAACCTCAGGATCGTGAAGGCCGACCTCGGCCAGGCCGAAGCGGAGAAGATGTGGGGCAAGCCGGTCCTCGGCTTCTGGTCCGGCCTGTGGGCCAAGGTCTTCAAGACCGAGGCGCCCCAGCCCAAGTTCGGCGTCATCGACTCCGGCGCGGACACGTCGCATCCGCTGCTCAAGCGCGTCAAGGAGGTCAAGAACATGACCTCCGGCGAGAACGTGGACGACATCGGCCACGGCTCGTGGGTACACTCGACCGTCCTGCACATGGCCCCGTGGTCGCGCAACACGACGCACTACAAGACCTTCCTCAACGGCGGCGCGACCCTCGACGACATCCTCAAGGCGCTGACCCAGGCCGGCAACGACGGCAACCTCGTCATCTCCAACTCGTGGGGCGACGACGAGGGCGACCCGAACGGCCCCGACGCCCAGCTCGTCAAGAAGCTGGCCCAGGAAGGGCACATCATGGTCTTCGCCGCCGGCAACGCCGGCTCGGGGAAGAACACGATCGGCGCGCCCGCCATCGTGACCTACAAGGACCCGACGACCGGCGCGATCCGCGTCGTTTCTGTCGCGGCCGCAGGCCGCGACAAAAAGATCGCTTATTTCTCGTCCCGCGGGCCGGGCTCGCCGAAGACCTCCAAAGATCCGTCCTATAAAGACCATCGACCCGACCTGACGGCCGTCGGCTACAACATCGAGGGCGCGTGGCCCTCGGCGCTCGGCGACGCCGACCGCGTGGACGGCGAGAAGGGGCCCGTGAAGGCCATCTCCGGGACCTCGATGTCCACCCCGGGCGTGGCCGGCGCGATCGCGCTGCTGGCGATGATGTTCGGCGCGACCGAGATCGGGCCCAAGCTCGACGCCGTCGTCAACGCGGTCATGTCCACCCTCGAGAAGACCGGCCAGAGCCCCGACGCCGAGGGCGAGGGCTTCATGAACGTGGACGCCGCGTACAAAAAGCTGAAGTCTGTCTTTTCAACGCCCGCGCGGGACGTCTCTTCCTACCGGGCGATGAAGTCGCGGCTGAGCGAGCTCGACGGCTTCATCGCGATGTCGGGGTCCTGGAAGTACGGCGTCATGATCGACTCCGGCGAGTTCTCGCGCGCCCTGCAGGAGCGCAAGTCCGTCGCCGCCGCCCTCGCGGCCATGGAGGCCGATCATCCCGGCATCGCCTACCGGTCCAAGGGCGCTTTCGGCCGCTGGTGGGAGCGCGTCAACGGCCGGGCGCCGAAGCGATAA
- a CDS encoding response regulator, with amino-acid sequence MTSSAMFIVEDDDHFRETFIDVMSLKGIEVTGARTGDEAIKALRQSQPSVIIMDVQLPDVHGFDLCRKVKRLDNQKDTPVIFVSASTQYADPRDRVEGLMAGAEQFLPKPITVEKLWGEIELVLNGHGKHH; translated from the coding sequence ATGACTTCCTCAGCGATGTTCATAGTCGAAGACGATGATCATTTTCGCGAGACCTTCATCGACGTCATGTCGTTGAAGGGCATCGAAGTGACCGGCGCCCGCACCGGCGACGAGGCCATCAAGGCCCTGCGCCAGAGCCAGCCCTCGGTCATCATCATGGACGTCCAGCTGCCCGACGTGCACGGCTTCGACCTGTGCCGCAAGGTCAAGCGCCTCGACAACCAGAAGGACACTCCGGTCATCTTCGTCTCGGCCTCCACGCAGTACGCCGATCCGCGCGACCGCGTCGAGGGCCTGATGGCGGGCGCCGAGCAGTTCCTGCCCAAGCCGATCACCGTCGAGAAGCTCTGGGGCGAGATCGAGCTGGTGCTCAACGGACACGGCAAGCACCACTAG
- a CDS encoding tetratricopeptide repeat protein: MTGAADERRRTAAAALAAAAVHLPSLGGAFQFDDYNVIVHEPAVHSASALLAALAGGVRPLLKASYALNWALGPGPAGFHAFNIAVHALNAALVYAIGRRLCARWLGEEKAAGPALAAALLFALHPAQTEAVTYICGRSSSLMASFYLGAALLYLRGATGAAAALFVLALSVKETALTLPAALLLFDGKLSRCQSPAWLAAAAGLAAMLLSARYRDLLGYGFTQRGLTENLLTQLNGVWYLIERLITLRGFNIDPGLPELRAWTPALAAQAAGLAALAGLGLASLRRRPELGFGILWFFLQLAPTNSLVPRLDPANDRQLYLACWGPFLALAAAASRAMTPLRARAAAGLLLAAFAAASVARQLDYRSEIRLWEASVREAPDNARARNNLGLAYQEAGRREEALEQYRAALRLRPDYTRAGVNKRLLEWESGGD; this comes from the coding sequence GTGACCGGCGCGGCGGACGAGCGCCGCCGCACGGCGGCCGCCGCGCTGGCCGCCGCCGCCGTCCATCTCCCGTCTTTGGGCGGGGCGTTCCAGTTCGACGACTACAACGTCATCGTCCACGAGCCGGCGGTCCATTCCGCCTCGGCGCTGCTCGCGGCCCTGGCCGGCGGCGTGCGTCCCCTGCTCAAGGCGAGCTACGCGCTGAACTGGGCGCTCGGCCCCGGGCCGGCCGGCTTCCACGCGTTCAACATCGCGGTCCACGCGCTCAACGCCGCGCTGGTCTACGCGATCGGCCGCAGACTGTGCGCGCGCTGGCTCGGCGAGGAGAAGGCGGCGGGGCCGGCCCTGGCCGCGGCGCTGCTGTTCGCGCTGCACCCGGCCCAGACCGAGGCGGTGACCTACATCTGCGGGCGTTCGTCGTCGCTCATGGCGAGCTTCTATCTCGGCGCGGCGCTGCTGTATCTGCGGGGCGCCACCGGCGCGGCGGCGGCGCTGTTCGTCCTCGCGCTCTCGGTGAAGGAGACCGCGCTCACCTTGCCCGCCGCCTTGCTCCTGTTCGACGGGAAGCTCTCGCGCTGCCAGTCGCCGGCGTGGCTGGCCGCGGCGGCCGGGCTGGCCGCGATGCTCCTGAGCGCGCGCTATCGCGACCTGCTCGGCTACGGCTTCACTCAGCGGGGGCTGACGGAAAACCTCCTCACCCAGCTCAACGGCGTGTGGTACCTAATCGAACGGCTGATCACCCTGCGTGGCTTCAACATCGATCCCGGCCTCCCCGAGCTGCGCGCCTGGACCCCGGCGCTCGCTGCCCAGGCGGCGGGCCTCGCCGCGCTCGCCGGGCTCGGGCTGGCGAGCCTGCGCCGCCGGCCGGAGCTCGGCTTCGGGATCCTGTGGTTCTTCCTCCAGCTCGCCCCGACGAACTCGCTCGTCCCGCGCCTCGACCCGGCCAACGACCGCCAGCTCTATCTCGCGTGCTGGGGCCCGTTCCTGGCCCTGGCCGCCGCCGCGTCCCGCGCGATGACGCCGCTTCGCGCCCGCGCCGCCGCCGGGCTGCTCCTGGCGGCCTTCGCCGCCGCGAGCGTCGCGCGTCAGCTCGACTACCGCAGCGAGATCCGCCTGTGGGAGGCGAGCGTGCGCGAGGCGCCGGACAACGCCCGCGCGCGCAACAACCTCGGTCTCGCCTATCAGGAAGCCGGGCGCCGCGAGGAGGCCCTGGAGCAGTACCG